In the genome of Raphanus sativus cultivar WK10039 chromosome 9, ASM80110v3, whole genome shotgun sequence, the window AATCCGCGATCGGACCGCCGATCGAGATGGAGATAATGTCTACGCCGTCGTGGATCGCCGCTTCGAATCCGGCGAGGATGTCCATGTCAGCGCAACCGGCTTTCGCCCAGCACACCTTGTACATGGCCACTCTCGCCGACGGGACCGCGCCGCGGGCGGTTCCGCTTGCTAGGCCGTAGAGACTCGCGTTCGCGACTAAAACGCCGGCTGCGGTGGAAGATGTGTGCGTCCCGTGGCCGTCGATGTCGAGAGGTGACCGGTCTTCGCCGTTGGGCAGGTTACCGTCGGCCTTGAAGAATTTGGCTCCGATTAGTTTGCTGTTTCagttcaaaaattaaaatatcaataaagACCCTTGTATTAAGGCACAAGTTTTATAAGCTACTTAAACTATTCAATTTATCAGTCAAGTCCTTGTCTTTATTCCTAATCCCTGGTGATGTGCATACATCCTTTAAAATTGATCAGTGATTCAAGAATTCATTGTTGCTTATATAGGATGAGATCATTGAAATACTTGTTGCATCCGGTGAAATTTTTATAAGGTCCACACGATCCTTTCCATTTCGCTGGTGAAGGGCCTAGACCATGGTCCTGGAAACTCTCTGAATCTGGAGTTATTCCTGATTATCGTTGCATGTAATATTCATTAGAATACTATAATTTAGAAGCATAAAGAAGAAACATAACatattagatataaatataaatcaagcTTATATATTGCCAACATTAGTATGCAGGTATGAGTAACATGTGACTAAACCTGTATCAAGAACACCAATAATGACATCTCTCTCTGCTTTAAGATGTCTTTTTGCTGTCAGAGGAAGTCCAACGAAATCCCATGATTTTGTTGTGTGAAGTTGCCGATACCGATTTTTGAACACCCCAAGAACCTCTTCCATCTCTGCAccagtttttttaattaagtttgTTACTTGATATATCATGATAACTTATGCATCTCACTAGGTGCATGTTGAATATGTTGAGAATAGCAAAGAAATAAGGAAAGTACGATGTTACTAGCTATGATGGCTGGCTACGTACTAAGCAAATACAATATACATACCCATCATCTTCTTAGCTTCATGTGGAGAAAGCTTGGCAGCAAACGCGTTAAAGACTTTAGTGTAACTATATACCATtctttcttgtgcttcttctaGGCTGTTTAATGTTTCAAGAATGATTATATATCGGGCTTTAGTTTGATTTATGTTATACATGTAACTTATGCAAAATGCATGTCATACCTTATATCTAAAGACGAGAGGAGATTTACGTGTGTATTGATTGCTTCATCCCCATTTCCTGGTCCATCTCCCagataaataatatagaaatcctttaaaacaaaatttctagATACATTATTCTCCTTTGCAACATGACCTTTAATTTGTTCAACTCAATGACAACGAGGACAAGTATCAATTATGTATATTACCTTTGCATGTTTGTCTGCGGCTGAAGCATATCCTGGTGATATCCAAAGAACATGAAGAAGAATAACAACAAGAAGAGGATGGGATGAATGGTTTGACCTTCCCATATGTAATATTTGTGTATATGATAAGTTTGGTTATTGGATTATGAGAAGATGACACGTTCTCTCCTCTATTAATAGACAATAAGAAACATTGTGGATATAATGAGAAAGCTGAtacaaatgtttaatttaaataaatccGAGCTAGACTACACATGCAAAACTGTATAGATATTAttgttaaaaagaaattattttcagattttgttGTTGATGGTAACTTAGAAGGAAAAGAGTGGCCACTTGCGATATCTAATTTTCAAAAGTATGTTGATACGTATGTGTGTATATGCTTATATCCGTATAGTCGTAAGAACAAAAATGACCTCTTGCTTACTTGAATTCGAATTCAAGAAATTAACTAGAAAAAACAAACTCTTTATAGCTAGTGATAGCTTTAAAGTTTTCCAATGTTGGTAATATTGTGTCTTTTAAGGCTCTCTACTCTCGAATGTCTAATTTCTCTTGTAAATTATTTCACATTTGGGTCGTATTTTATGTCATCATCGCTTAACTCAACAACTCTTTATGTCATTCACTGAATTATAACAACGACGTTCCCTTTTGTTATAATACATGAAGAATATGTTggaaaacttatgttttttttttgaatacaCAAGACATTTATAGCATCCAAACTTGGGCATCCAAACTTGGGCTGTATGATGTACCCATTTACGGCCCATTAAAATAAAGGGGTGAAAGGTAAAAGGCGAAACTGACTTTGATCAGTCGCCAGTAGCATTTGAAAACCTCGCCGGAGCCTTCTTCTTCCGACTAAAAACCCTAAATTTCAGGAATGTCACTGATTCGTCTCTCCCGCCACAATTCATCATCCTTCAATCTCCTCAGGCGCAGCCTTCACAGCGCTTCGTCCGACGAAAcagtctcctcctcctcttcatcaCGGCTGCGAGACCATTACAACTTCCAGCCACCACCGCCTCTGTCCCCATCATCCTCTGAAGATcccctgaagaagaagaagaagccgcCGAAGCCGCAATACCGACCACCGTCGTCTCTGGAAGGGGTGAAGAAGATGCACTCCAGCCTTCCGTTCGATTTCAGGTTCAGTTACACGGAGAGTAGCTCCAGCGTGAGGCCGATCGGATTGAGAGAACCGAAATACTCTCCGTTCGGTCCGGATCGGTTGAACCGGGAGTGGACGGGTGTGTGTGCCCCGGCGGTGGACCCGAAGGTGGAGACGGTGGATGGGGTGGAGGATCCGAAGCTggaggagaagaggaggagagagagggagaagatACAGGGCCCACCGCTCACTGAAGCTGAGAGGAAGTTTCTTGTTGAGCTTTGTCAGAGGAACAAAACCAAAAGGCAAATCAATCTCGGTATCCAATTTCTTCAACACTTCTTTTATTTCATTGCTTCTTCTGTATTATTCTTTAaggttggtttggtttggttttggtttggtttagggAGAGATGGTTTGACTCACAATATGCTGAATGATATCTATAACCACTGGAAACACGCTGAAGCTGTTCGTGTCAAATGTCTTGGTGTCCCAACTCTCGATATGAAGAACGTTATCTTCCACCTtgaggtaattttttttttttttaatttggttttatgatttatccTAATGTATCTTTTAACGTGGTTTCTGTTACAGGATAAAACGTATGGGCAGGTGGTTTCTAAGCACTGTGGCACCCTTGTCTTATATAGAGGGCGAAACTACGATCCTAAGAAAAGGCCCAAGATTCCTTTGATGTTGTGGAAACCTCATGAACCCGTTTACCCTAGGCTTATTAAAACAACTATCGATGGTCTAAGCGTCAAAGAGACCAAAGCTATGAGAAAGAAAGGGCTTGCTGTTCCTGCCCTCACAAAACTCGGTCCATTACCCTTTTCAtgccttttttttattttattttaagtgcTGGTGGCGTGGCTTGCCTGAAActcttcattgttttttttttgggtttcagCAAAGAATGGGTATTACGGTAGTCTTGTTCCAATGGTGAGAGACGCGTTCCTCGTTAGTGAATTAGTACGGATTGATTGCTTGGGACTAGAGAAAAAGGATTACAAGAAAATTGGAGCTAAGCTAAGGGTGAGATGATGTTTCTCTTTCTGTCACTTTGTTTGTTGTTTCATGCTACTGTTCGATTGAGCAAAAGACACTAACATCTCAAAGTGTTATTGTATAAAGGATTTGGTGCCTTGCATCCTGGTGACATTTGACAAGGAGCAGGTCGTTATTTGGAGAGGTAAAGACTATAAGCCAGCCGAGGAGGACGAAGGTGAATTTCCTCCTTCCTTCGTTCATCATGCTGAGGCACAGGGACTCTCATTCTCCAAACTGGCCGGCATCTAAGCACTCTTCCTGACCCCTACCACTTGGTATAGTATAGATTGTTTGTGGTATtgttttttggtaaattaaagAACTACAAATCAAAACATCTTTTAGTTtctcattaaatatttaataggaAAGACCGatgatatattaaaaacaaaaatctctacatagatttttttaaaaaagaaacaaaaatctaaTGAGATATACATAATAAAATCTAATTGAAAAGATCGAGAATATCCATCTCTTTGTTAAGAGTACAAAGCTGTGGTTCCTCCGTACAGGCTCGCGTGGGTTCTTTTGAATGTAAGTTCAAGTCCTTCAATAGTTCTTCTTCGGGTTGAATTTTCACAGTATCAAAGAGTTGTAACAATGCGTCAATGGCCGGGTCTGCTTTAGTCACTAGTTTTAAGACTGCTCTTTTTCTCTGTCTCTCCTTCCGAATTATCTTACGCTTCACCGGGCACAGAGCCTGCGACAATGACGGCATATCCAACGGATTTTTGGTGGAActagtcttcttctttttgttggtGCAGGCTTCTATAACTTCCTTGAGAGCGCTTAGATTGAAAGtaaaatcatcatcatcctcctctTGCTTGATAGGaattctcttcttcttgctttCAGGTTTCATCTTTATTTACTCACACAATCTCTCTCTTAAAcatacaaaattttcaattttcctATTTATATGTGAGAGATATTGAGAGAGCTTCTACGGCGGCGACAGCCCATTAATTTATTAGTGATTTGGGCCGTAGTACTTTTTAGAATGGGTTttctatttttaacaaaattttattctatATCTGATCCattaatttaaccaaatgaGATTGCGAATACGTCAAGTCTTTTCTTTTACATCTCTCACACTCATCTAGATAAACTGAGAAAGTAGATAATATCTTTATCAGCTTTGAACAGTACTAtatcgtaaaaaaaaaagaattgctAGTGTATATCGTAAAAGTTGGTAAATTAACAAGTGTTGTCCTCTTCAAGTTGATATGCTAAGACCATCTGCAACGGGAGTACATTGAGGGTCCTTGGCGTTTTAACCTAGGTAAATTAGACtagaataatattatttaaactaaataacATAAGGATCAATCCGTAGCGAAGGGATTTAAGGATTTGATCCTTAGGACAGCTGGCAGGGTGAGATTGGTGTGGCGGATGTTTTGTGTTTTGtgttgcagaaaaaaaaaatttcattctCCGGCAACCCTTGTCCGCCTCACTCACTCGTCATCTTCTTCAAGTCATCTCCTTTGCAACCCAGGTATGCTCCCTCTCCCTCGTTTTCCATCGGTATAGTTGTTCTCACGATTATTATTAGATTCGTTCGATCTCGAAGTATTAGTATCtgattgaaaaattcaaaatttgatgTTATCTATCAAACATAACCTTGTTGAATTACGAAACCTAGATCAATGCGTCGTGCTTGTCTTCTTCCTGTTCTGAGCTAATGTCTTAATGAATCTCCGTTTCGATATTTTCTTATCATCGAGTCACAATCATATCAATtgaggttgttgttgtttctggcctttgtttatgtttatgtgaAGGGATGACTTCCGTCAGACTTACAAGAAGGAACACCCCAATAACAAATCTGTTGCTGCTGTCagtgttttcttcttcctttttttttttgcttttgtataTAATGTCTTTGTGTTGTTGCCATGAGCTTGGTTGTTGAGCTATCTACTAACTACTGACGACTCTCAACTTCAATTGCTAATAGGTTGGAAAATCTGGTGGCGAGAAGTGGAAATCCTTGTCTGACTCTGTGCGTTCTCTCAATCTATTTCTCTGTTTGTTATCTTAAAAAATGTTACATGCTTTGAGTATTTCTCTTGACCCTTTCAATATTGTAGGAGAAGGCTCCCTACGTAGCTAAGGCTGATAAGCTGGTATactcttgttttgttttcttctttaagTATACAACATAAACTAGTCTTGTAATCTCACCAGAGCATGTTCTTTGTTTATTCTAGAGTAGTACTGATTGACAACACAACATTGATGTGTGTGTTGGTGTTTTCAGGAGGAAGGTCCAAAGGAAGACGAGGAATCTGATGACAAGTCAGTGTCTGAGGTTAGCGAAGAGGAGGATGCCGACATCAGAGTGATGAGGTTcccttctttcattcttttcatttgttttacATATGTGTGTATTGGACTCTGTTTAGTTAGTGTAATATCCATAACCATGATTTGGTTGCTTCTTGGTTTATTAGCATCACTATCATATTAAAAACCTATGTACTGGCTCTGTTTTTTGTGTAGGAGAAAGACGATTAGACTAAGAAGTTGAAGTTGGCAGCATTATATATGAACGCCGCTGCaaggatctctctctcttatttaCCAACATAACGTTTCCTGTTTGGATTGAAGAGCAGCTCACCGTCGAACCCATCAATGAGTTTGTCCAAAGCTGTGACATTGTTGCCTTCAACAATATCTGTAAGTTTTCCACGAATAGATtctcaactcttttttttggtatttaacTCACTCTT includes:
- the LOC108825075 gene encoding high mobility group B protein 3, whose amino-acid sequence is MLRPSATGDSWQGEIGVADVLCFVLQKKKISFSGNPCPPHSLVIFFKSSPLQPRDDFRQTYKKEHPNNKSVAAVGKSGGEKWKSLSDSEKAPYVAKADKLEEGPKEDEESDDKSVSEVSEEEDADIRVMRRKTIRLRS
- the LOC108824384 gene encoding CRS2-associated factor 1, mitochondrial — protein: MSLIRLSRHNSSSFNLLRRSLHSASSDETVSSSSSSRLRDHYNFQPPPPLSPSSSEDPLKKKKKPPKPQYRPPSSLEGVKKMHSSLPFDFRFSYTESSSSVRPIGLREPKYSPFGPDRLNREWTGVCAPAVDPKVETVDGVEDPKLEEKRRREREKIQGPPLTEAERKFLVELCQRNKTKRQINLGRDGLTHNMLNDIYNHWKHAEAVRVKCLGVPTLDMKNVIFHLEDKTYGQVVSKHCGTLVLYRGRNYDPKKRPKIPLMLWKPHEPVYPRLIKTTIDGLSVKETKAMRKKGLAVPALTKLAKNGYYGSLVPMVRDAFLVSELVRIDCLGLEKKDYKKIGAKLRDLVPCILVTFDKEQVVIWRGKDYKPAEEDEGEFPPSFVHHAEAQGLSFSKLAGI